A genome region from Ottowia testudinis includes the following:
- the uvrB gene encoding excinuclease ABC subunit UvrB: MVEPEVIPNGQWKAFPGSPFQLYQPYPPAGDQPSAIDALVDGVENGESFQTLLGVTGSGKTFTMANVIARLGRPAIVFAPNKTLAAQLYSEFREFFPKNAVEYFVSYYDYYQPEAYVPQRDLFIEKDSAINEHIEQMRLSATKSVLERRDVVIVATVSAIYGIGAPDDYLQMRMILKVGGKQGQRDAIAQLVRMQYQRNDTDFSRGSFRVRGDTIDVFPAEHSELAVRMELFDDEVESISLFDPLTGRIQQKVPRFVIYPSSHYVTPREKTLAAVETIKLELNERLKFFVGEGKLVEAQRLEQRTRFDLEMLAELGHCKGIENYTRHLSGAAPGDPPATLTDYLPRDALMLLDESHQMIGQLNAMYNGDKARKTTLVEYGFRLPSALDNRPLKFEEFERRMRQVIFVSATPADYEKTHAGQVVEQVVRPTGLIDPEVEVRPATHQVDDVLQEIRLRTEKNERVLITTLTKRMAEQLTEYLSDNGVKVRYLHSDVETVERVEIIRDLRLGAFDVLVGINLLREGLDIPEVSLVAILDADKEGFLRAERSLIQTIGRAARNVHGKAILYADRVTESMKKAIGETERRRAKQIEFNTEHGITPRGIVKQVRDLIDGVYSDKGGGSDGQVLKAEMARARVEDMSEKDISREIKRLEKLMLDHARNLEFEQAARVRDQLHVLKQSAFGAPGADNLLSIAGRGAA, from the coding sequence ATGGTGGAGCCGGAAGTGATCCCCAATGGGCAGTGGAAGGCTTTTCCCGGCTCGCCGTTTCAGCTGTACCAGCCGTATCCGCCGGCGGGAGACCAGCCCAGCGCCATCGATGCGCTGGTGGACGGGGTGGAGAACGGCGAATCGTTCCAAACCTTGCTGGGCGTGACCGGATCCGGCAAGACCTTCACCATGGCCAACGTGATCGCGCGGCTGGGCCGGCCCGCGATCGTGTTCGCGCCCAACAAGACCCTGGCGGCCCAGCTGTATAGCGAGTTCCGCGAGTTCTTCCCCAAGAACGCCGTCGAATACTTCGTCAGCTACTACGACTATTACCAGCCCGAGGCGTACGTGCCGCAGCGAGACCTGTTCATCGAAAAGGACAGCGCCATCAACGAGCACATTGAGCAGATGCGCCTGTCGGCCACCAAGAGCGTGCTGGAGCGGCGCGACGTGGTCATCGTCGCCACCGTGTCGGCCATCTACGGCATCGGTGCGCCAGACGATTACCTGCAGATGCGGATGATTCTGAAGGTGGGCGGCAAGCAAGGCCAGCGCGACGCCATCGCGCAGCTGGTGCGCATGCAGTACCAGCGCAACGACACCGATTTCTCGCGCGGCAGCTTCCGTGTGCGCGGCGACACCATCGACGTGTTCCCGGCCGAACACAGCGAGCTGGCCGTGCGCATGGAGCTGTTCGACGATGAGGTGGAGAGCATCAGCCTGTTCGATCCGCTCACCGGCCGCATCCAGCAGAAAGTGCCGCGCTTCGTCATCTACCCGTCCAGCCATTACGTCACGCCGCGCGAGAAAACGCTGGCGGCGGTGGAAACGATCAAGCTGGAGCTGAACGAGCGCCTGAAATTCTTCGTCGGCGAGGGCAAGCTGGTCGAGGCGCAGCGTCTGGAGCAGCGCACCCGGTTCGATCTGGAAATGCTGGCCGAGCTGGGCCATTGCAAGGGCATCGAGAACTACACGCGCCACCTGTCGGGCGCCGCGCCGGGCGATCCGCCCGCCACGCTGACCGACTATCTGCCGCGCGACGCGCTCATGCTTCTGGACGAAAGCCACCAGATGATCGGCCAGCTCAACGCCATGTACAACGGCGACAAGGCACGCAAGACCACGCTGGTGGAATACGGCTTTCGCCTGCCTTCGGCGCTGGACAACCGGCCGCTCAAGTTCGAGGAGTTCGAGCGCCGCATGCGCCAGGTGATCTTCGTCAGCGCCACACCCGCCGACTACGAGAAGACACACGCCGGCCAGGTGGTCGAGCAGGTGGTGCGGCCCACCGGCCTGATCGACCCGGAAGTAGAGGTGCGCCCCGCCACGCATCAGGTCGACGACGTCCTGCAAGAGATCCGCCTGCGCACCGAGAAGAATGAGCGCGTGCTCATCACCACGTTGACCAAGCGCATGGCCGAGCAGTTGACCGAATACCTGAGCGACAACGGCGTCAAGGTGCGCTATCTGCACAGCGACGTCGAGACGGTGGAGCGCGTCGAGATCATCCGCGATCTGCGGCTGGGCGCCTTCGACGTGCTGGTCGGCATCAACCTGCTGCGCGAGGGGCTGGACATTCCCGAGGTGTCGCTGGTGGCCATCCTCGATGCCGACAAGGAAGGTTTTTTGCGCGCCGAACGCAGCCTGATCCAGACCATCGGCCGCGCGGCGCGCAACGTTCATGGCAAGGCCATTCTGTATGCGGATCGCGTCACCGAATCGATGAAGAAGGCGATCGGTGAAACCGAACGCCGCCGCGCCAAGCAAATTGAATTCAACACCGAGCACGGCATCACGCCGCGCGGCATCGTCAAGCAGGTGCGCGATCTGATCGACGGCGTTTACAGCGATAAAGGCGGCGGCAGCGACGGCCAGGTGCTGAAGGCGGAAATGGCGCGCGCGCGTGTCGAGGACATGTCCGAGAAGGACATCTCGCGCGAAATCAAGCGGCTGGAGAAGCTGATGCTCGACCACGCGCGCAACCTCGAGTTCGAGCAAGCCGCGCGGGTGCGCGACCAGCTTCATGTGCTCAAGCAAAGCGCCTTTGGCGCGCCGGGCGCCGACAACCTGCTCAGCATCGCCGGCCGCGGCGCCGCGTAG
- the hscB gene encoding Fe-S protein assembly co-chaperone HscB, producing the protein MNLQSTDFELFDVPLRFAQDRAQLDARWKQLQREVHPDRFAAEGAAAQRLAMQWSARINEAHQRLKDPQRRAAYLCELHGAPIEAESNTAMPAEFLMQQMELREQLDAAANASDLDEIGRSCLFVRRELLQKIEHQMDAEQDWRAAAQSVRALMFLDKLATGIERRHEKLESN; encoded by the coding sequence ATGAACCTGCAATCCACCGATTTCGAGCTGTTCGACGTGCCCCTGCGCTTCGCGCAGGATCGCGCGCAGCTCGACGCGCGCTGGAAGCAGTTGCAGCGCGAAGTGCATCCCGACCGCTTCGCCGCCGAGGGCGCCGCGGCGCAGCGCCTGGCCATGCAGTGGTCGGCGCGCATCAATGAGGCCCATCAGCGCCTGAAAGACCCGCAGCGCCGCGCCGCCTACCTGTGCGAGCTGCACGGCGCGCCGATCGAGGCCGAGAGCAATACCGCCATGCCGGCGGAATTCCTGATGCAGCAGATGGAACTGCGCGAGCAGCTGGACGCCGCCGCCAACGCCAGCGATCTGGATGAAATCGGCCGCTCGTGCTTGTTTGTCCGGCGCGAGTTGCTGCAAAAAATAGAGCATCAGATGGATGCGGAACAAGACTGGCGCGCCGCCGCGCAATCGGTGCGGGCGCTGATGTTCCTGGACAAGCTGGCCACCGGCATCGAGCGGCGGCATGAGAAACTCGAATCGAACTGA
- a CDS encoding IscS subfamily cysteine desulfurase — MSQTPHFPIYMDYGATTPVDPRVVDAMVPWLYEHFGNAASRSHAWGWEAEKAIEKAREQVADLIGADPREIVWTSGATESTNLALKGAANFYKGKGKHLITLKTEHKATLDTMRELERQGFEVSYLDVQEDGLLDLDKFKAAIRPDTILASVLFVNNEIGVIQDIAAIGAICREKGVLLHVDGAQATGRVDIDLKTLPVDLMSLTAHKTYGPKGVGALYVRRKPRVRLEAQMHGGGHERGMRSGTLPTHQIVGMGEAFAIAKAQMAQDNAHAARLQKRLLDGLKDVEQVFINGSLERRVPQNLNMSFNFVEGESLIMGIKGLAVSSGSACTSASLEPSYVLRALGRSDELAHSSLRMTIGRFTTEEEIDYAIDTIRENVAKLRELSPLWEMHQDGIDLSTIQWAAH, encoded by the coding sequence ATGAGCCAGACCCCGCACTTTCCCATCTACATGGACTACGGCGCCACCACGCCGGTCGATCCGCGCGTGGTCGACGCCATGGTGCCGTGGTTGTACGAACATTTCGGCAACGCCGCCAGCCGCAGCCATGCCTGGGGCTGGGAAGCTGAAAAAGCCATCGAAAAAGCGCGCGAACAGGTGGCTGACCTGATCGGCGCCGACCCGCGCGAGATCGTGTGGACTTCCGGCGCCACCGAGTCGACCAACCTGGCCCTCAAGGGCGCGGCCAACTTCTACAAGGGCAAGGGCAAACACCTGATCACGCTCAAGACCGAGCACAAGGCCACGCTCGACACGATGCGCGAGCTGGAGCGACAGGGCTTCGAGGTGAGCTACCTCGACGTGCAGGAAGACGGCCTGCTCGATCTGGACAAGTTCAAGGCGGCGATCCGCCCGGACACGATTCTGGCCAGCGTGCTGTTCGTCAACAACGAGATCGGCGTGATCCAGGACATCGCCGCCATCGGCGCCATCTGCCGCGAAAAAGGCGTGCTGCTGCACGTCGACGGCGCGCAGGCCACGGGCCGTGTCGACATCGACCTGAAGACGCTGCCGGTCGACCTGATGAGCCTGACCGCGCACAAGACCTATGGCCCCAAGGGTGTGGGCGCGCTGTACGTGCGCCGCAAGCCGCGCGTGCGGCTGGAGGCGCAGATGCACGGCGGCGGCCACGAGCGCGGCATGCGCAGCGGCACGCTGCCCACGCACCAGATCGTCGGCATGGGCGAGGCTTTTGCCATTGCCAAGGCGCAGATGGCACAGGACAACGCCCACGCCGCGCGCCTGCAAAAGCGCCTGCTGGATGGACTCAAGGACGTTGAACAAGTCTTCATCAACGGCAGCCTGGAGCGCCGCGTGCCGCAGAACCTGAACATGAGCTTCAACTTCGTCGAAGGCGAATCGCTCATCATGGGCATCAAGGGGTTGGCCGTCAGCAGCGGCTCGGCCTGCACCTCGGCCTCGCTGGAGCCCAGCTACGTGTTGCGCGCGCTGGGCCGCAGCGACGAGTTGGCGCACAGCAGCCTGCGCATGACCATCGGCCGCTTTACGACGGAAGAAGAGATCGACTACGCCATCGACACCATCCGCGAGAACGTCGCCAAGCTGCGCGAGCTGTCGCCGCTGTGGGAGATGCACCAGGATGGCATCGATCTGTCCACCATCCAGTGGGCGGCCCATTGA
- the iscA gene encoding iron-sulfur cluster assembly protein IscA, translating into MAVSLTEAAARHVTKYLAKRGKGVGVRLGVKTTGCSGLAYKLEYVDDVAPEDALFEQHGVKLMIDPKSLAYIDGTELDYVREGLNEGFKFNNPNERDRCGCGESFRV; encoded by the coding sequence ATGGCCGTCTCACTGACCGAAGCCGCTGCGCGGCACGTCACCAAATACCTTGCCAAGCGCGGCAAGGGCGTGGGTGTGCGCCTGGGCGTCAAGACCACGGGTTGCTCGGGCCTGGCGTACAAGCTTGAGTACGTGGACGATGTGGCGCCCGAGGATGCGCTGTTCGAGCAGCATGGCGTCAAGCTGATGATCGACCCCAAGAGCCTGGCCTATATCGATGGCACCGAGCTGGACTATGTCCGCGAGGGCCTCAACGAAGGCTTCAAGTTCAACAACCCTAATGAGCGCGACCGCTGCGGCTGCGGCGAGTCGTTCCGGGTGTGA
- the hscA gene encoding Fe-S protein assembly chaperone HscA, giving the protein MALLQISEPGQTPDPHQRRIAVGIDLGTTHSLVAAVRHGVAECLPDEHGRVLLPSVVRYLAGGGRQIGHDALADAVADAENTIASAKRLMGRRLGDIVGRDQLPYRLLGRPGMVGIETAHGEKSPVEVSAEILATLRQRAEDTFNEDLHGAVITVPAYFDDAQRQATKDAAKLAGIHVLRLINEPTAAAIAYGLDNASEGVYAVFDLGGGTFDVSILRLTQGVFEVIATGGDSALGGDDYDAALADWVLARTGVAAATPTDKAVLKAAARQAKEALSAIDSVAFSARLASADARFDLKSDDFEAATAALTARCMTTVRRVLRDAKLTPDEIKGVVMVGGSTRMPVIRRAVAEFFGREPLINLNPDEVVALGAAIQANQLAGNDSAGDLLLLDVIPLSLGIETMGGLVERIVPRNQTIPVAMAQDFTTYQDGQTALSLHVVQGERDLVQDCRSLARFELRGIPPMAAGAARIRVTFTVDADGLLNVSAKEQVSGVEARIDVKPSYGLSDEEIARMLQDSFSTAEADVKARALVEARVDADRMLLATQSALNTDGALLSPQERAEIDALMLSLRGIAANSVDAAAIEAATKALADGTEAFAAARMNASIQKALSGKRVETL; this is encoded by the coding sequence ATGGCGCTGCTTCAAATCTCCGAACCCGGCCAAACGCCCGACCCGCACCAGCGGCGCATTGCCGTGGGTATCGACCTCGGCACCACGCATTCGCTGGTGGCCGCCGTGCGCCACGGCGTGGCCGAGTGTCTGCCCGATGAGCACGGCCGCGTGCTGCTGCCGTCCGTCGTACGCTACCTCGCGGGCGGCGGGCGCCAGATCGGCCACGACGCGCTGGCAGATGCGGTGGCGGATGCCGAAAACACCATTGCCTCGGCTAAGCGGCTGATGGGCCGGCGGCTGGGCGACATCGTGGGCCGCGATCAATTGCCGTACCGCTTGCTCGGCCGGCCCGGCATGGTCGGCATCGAAACCGCGCATGGCGAAAAGTCACCCGTTGAAGTCAGTGCAGAGATCCTCGCCACCCTCCGCCAGCGTGCCGAGGATACTTTTAACGAAGACCTGCACGGCGCCGTCATCACCGTGCCCGCGTACTTTGACGATGCGCAGCGCCAAGCCACCAAGGATGCGGCCAAGCTGGCCGGCATCCATGTGCTGCGCCTGATCAACGAGCCGACCGCGGCCGCCATTGCCTATGGGCTCGACAACGCCAGCGAGGGCGTCTATGCCGTGTTCGATCTGGGCGGCGGCACGTTTGACGTGTCGATCCTGCGCTTGACGCAAGGCGTGTTCGAGGTCATCGCCACCGGCGGCGACTCGGCGCTTGGCGGCGACGATTACGACGCGGCGCTGGCCGACTGGGTGCTGGCGCGCACCGGCGTCGCTGCCGCCACGCCGACCGACAAGGCCGTGCTGAAGGCCGCGGCGCGCCAGGCCAAGGAAGCATTGAGTGCTATCGATAGCGTAGCTTTCAGCGCCCGTCTGGCAAGCGCTGACGCCCGATTTGATCTGAAGTCTGACGACTTCGAGGCCGCCACCGCCGCGCTCACGGCCCGCTGCATGACCACCGTGCGCCGCGTGCTGCGCGACGCCAAGCTGACGCCGGACGAGATCAAGGGCGTGGTGATGGTGGGCGGTTCCACCCGCATGCCGGTCATCCGCCGTGCGGTGGCCGAGTTCTTCGGCCGCGAGCCGTTGATCAACCTCAACCCCGACGAGGTGGTGGCACTGGGCGCCGCCATCCAGGCCAATCAGCTGGCGGGCAACGATTCGGCGGGCGACCTGCTGCTGCTCGACGTGATTCCGCTCTCGCTCGGCATCGAAACCATGGGCGGCCTGGTCGAGCGCATCGTGCCGCGCAATCAGACCATTCCGGTGGCCATGGCGCAGGACTTCACCACCTACCAGGACGGCCAGACCGCGCTCAGCCTGCACGTGGTGCAGGGCGAGCGCGACCTGGTGCAGGACTGCCGCAGCCTGGCGCGTTTCGAGCTGCGCGGCATCCCGCCCATGGCGGCGGGCGCGGCGCGCATCCGCGTCACCTTCACCGTCGATGCCGATGGACTGCTGAACGTCAGCGCCAAGGAGCAGGTCAGCGGCGTGGAAGCGCGGATCGACGTCAAGCCCAGCTACGGCCTGTCGGACGAGGAAATCGCCCGCATGCTGCAGGATTCGTTTTCCACCGCCGAGGCGGACGTCAAGGCGCGTGCGCTGGTCGAGGCCAGGGTCGACGCCGACCGCATGCTGCTGGCCACGCAAAGCGCGCTGAATACTGATGGCGCGCTGCTGTCGCCGCAGGAACGTGCCGAGATCGACGCCCTGATGCTGTCGCTGCGCGGCATCGCGGCCAACAGCGTCGATGCCGCCGCCATCGAGGCCGCCACGAAAGCGCTGGCCGACGGCACCGAGGCCTTCGCCGCTGCGCGCATGAACGCCAGCATCCAGAAGGCGCTGTCGGGCAAGCGCGTTGAAACCCTTTGA
- a CDS encoding polyhydroxyalkanoate granule-associated phasin codes for MVSSKQLRLSRDASQMAAAVPQVIAHRVGRMMAAGVVPNGRDQQEFYLMGAEKIAAFGESWTAMSWQAVAAQQQFALWWTQTWWKVALGGWMNPPSFQHLQSSAQQRVFTSMLDVASRGMAPVRRRAVANARRLNRAAR; via the coding sequence ATGGTTTCTTCCAAGCAACTGCGTCTGAGCCGCGACGCCTCGCAAATGGCGGCGGCGGTGCCGCAGGTGATCGCGCACCGCGTTGGCCGCATGATGGCGGCGGGCGTGGTGCCCAACGGCCGCGACCAGCAAGAGTTCTATCTGATGGGCGCCGAGAAGATCGCCGCCTTTGGTGAATCGTGGACGGCCATGTCGTGGCAGGCCGTGGCCGCGCAGCAGCAGTTCGCGCTGTGGTGGACGCAAACCTGGTGGAAGGTCGCGCTCGGTGGCTGGATGAACCCGCCGAGCTTCCAGCATTTGCAAAGCAGTGCGCAACAGCGCGTGTTCACCTCGATGCTCGATGTGGCCAGCCGGGGCATGGCGCCGGTCCGCCGCCGTGCCGTGGCCAATGCGCGGCGCCTGAACCGCGCCGCCCGCTGA
- the fdx gene encoding ISC system 2Fe-2S type ferredoxin — translation MPTIKVLPHPDYCPEGAEIQANVGDSICEALLDHDINIEHACEMSRACTTCHCIVRQGFDSLNEAEEEEEDLLDRAWGLEPQSRLSCQAIVAKEDLTIEIPRYSINHAKENH, via the coding sequence ATGCCCACCATCAAGGTTCTTCCCCATCCCGACTACTGCCCCGAGGGCGCTGAGATCCAGGCCAACGTGGGCGATTCGATTTGCGAGGCGCTGCTGGACCACGACATCAACATCGAGCACGCCTGCGAGATGAGCCGCGCCTGCACCACCTGCCATTGCATCGTGCGCCAGGGTTTTGATTCGTTGAACGAGGCAGAGGAAGAGGAAGAAGACCTGCTCGACCGCGCCTGGGGGCTGGAGCCGCAGTCGCGCCTGTCGTGCCAGGCCATCGTGGCCAAGGAAGACCTGACGATCGAGATTCCGCGCTACTCGATCAACCATGCGAAGGAAAACCACTGA
- the dnaQ gene encoding DNA polymerase III subunit epsilon, with product MSRQIVLDTETTGLSAEGGDRIIEIGCVELVGRKLTGNNLHFYINPERDSHEDALKVHGISNDFLRDKPKFAEVADDILRYLEGAEVIIHNAAFDVGFLDKELERLGKPAFGSFVAEVTDTLRMAKQLYPGKRNSLDALCDRLGVDNSGRTLHGALLDAELLADVYINLTRGQEALLIDLGDLGEQGASAHRIDLSGFELPVLRANAQELASHQEVLLQIDKASGGKTVWRLSESGEGAKAGI from the coding sequence ATGTCGCGCCAGATCGTCCTCGATACCGAAACCACCGGCCTGTCGGCCGAAGGCGGCGACCGCATCATCGAGATCGGCTGCGTCGAGCTGGTCGGCCGAAAGCTCACGGGCAACAACCTGCACTTCTACATCAACCCCGAGCGCGACAGCCACGAGGACGCCCTCAAGGTGCATGGTATTAGCAACGATTTCCTGCGCGACAAGCCGAAGTTCGCCGAGGTGGCGGACGACATCCTGCGCTACCTTGAGGGCGCCGAGGTCATCATCCACAACGCCGCGTTCGATGTTGGCTTTCTCGACAAGGAGCTGGAGCGCCTGGGCAAGCCCGCCTTCGGCAGCTTCGTCGCCGAGGTGACCGACACGCTGCGCATGGCCAAGCAGCTGTACCCCGGCAAGCGCAACAGCCTGGACGCGCTGTGCGACCGCTTGGGCGTCGACAATTCCGGCCGCACGCTGCACGGCGCACTGCTCGATGCCGAGCTGCTGGCCGACGTCTACATCAACCTTACGCGCGGGCAAGAGGCGCTGCTGATCGATCTGGGCGACCTGGGCGAGCAGGGCGCGAGCGCGCATCGCATCGATCTGAGCGGCTTTGAATTGCCCGTGCTCCGCGCCAACGCCCAGGAACTGGCCTCGCACCAAGAGGTGTTGCTGCAAATCGACAAGGCCAGTGGTGGCAAGACGGTGTGGCGGCTTTCCGAGTCCGGCGAGGGCGCAAAGGCGGGTATATAA
- the iscR gene encoding Fe-S cluster assembly transcriptional regulator IscR yields MRLTTKGRFAVTAMIDLALRQDSGPVTLAAISQRQQISLSYLEQLFGKLRRNELVESTRGPGGGYSLGRKASEITVADIITSVDEPLDATHCGGKQNCHSDGGRCMTHDLWTSLNNRMIEFLESVTLQKLVDDQHANGIEVEDKPATKRAISSAPVVKPIRINAPNSVFALGGITTK; encoded by the coding sequence ATGCGCCTCACCACCAAGGGAAGATTTGCGGTCACCGCCATGATCGACTTGGCCCTGCGCCAGGACAGCGGCCCCGTCACGCTGGCCGCCATCAGCCAGCGGCAGCAGATTTCGCTGTCCTATCTGGAGCAGTTGTTTGGCAAGCTGCGCCGCAACGAACTGGTCGAATCCACACGCGGTCCGGGCGGTGGTTATTCGCTCGGCCGCAAGGCGAGCGAGATCACCGTGGCCGACATCATCACCTCGGTCGATGAGCCGCTGGACGCCACGCATTGCGGCGGCAAGCAAAACTGCCACAGCGATGGTGGGCGCTGCATGACGCACGACCTGTGGACCTCGCTCAACAACCGCATGATCGAGTTCCTGGAGTCCGTCACGCTTCAAAAGCTGGTGGACGACCAGCACGCCAACGGCATCGAGGTCGAGGACAAGCCCGCCACCAAGCGCGCCATTTCGTCGGCGCCTGTGGTCAAGCCGATCCGCATCAACGCACCCAACTCGGTGTTTGCGTTGGGCGGAATTACTACAAAATAA
- a CDS encoding isochorismatase family protein, translated as MLLDAEDSQLVLIDYQARLMPVIDGGQAVLANARRLAQMARLVEVPVWATEQNPAKLGGTDQVLAALCDRIVPKMAFNGADALQPLLAPAPRGNARSLPRHLQKPQPAEPERRTIVIAGCETHVCLLQTALMLLEAEWDVWVVVDACGSRTERNRDAAFDRLAGAGCELVTTEMVGFEWLRDCEHPEFRALQALIK; from the coding sequence GTGCTGCTCGACGCCGAAGACTCCCAACTCGTTCTGATTGACTACCAGGCGCGCCTGATGCCCGTCATTGACGGCGGTCAGGCTGTGCTGGCCAATGCGCGCCGGCTGGCGCAGATGGCCCGGCTGGTCGAGGTGCCTGTGTGGGCCACCGAGCAAAACCCGGCCAAGCTGGGCGGCACGGACCAAGTCCTGGCCGCCCTGTGCGATCGCATCGTGCCCAAGATGGCGTTCAATGGCGCTGACGCCCTGCAGCCGCTGCTGGCACCCGCGCCGCGCGGCAATGCGCGCAGCCTGCCACGCCACTTGCAAAAACCGCAGCCGGCCGAGCCCGAGCGCCGCACGATCGTCATCGCCGGCTGCGAGACGCATGTGTGTCTGCTGCAGACCGCATTGATGCTGCTGGAGGCCGAATGGGACGTGTGGGTGGTGGTCGACGCCTGCGGGTCGCGCACCGAACGCAACCGGGACGCGGCTTTTGACCGGCTGGCCGGCGCCGGCTGCGAGCTGGTGACCACGGAGATGGTGGGTTTCGAATGGTTGCGTGACTGCGAACATCCTGAGTTCCGGGCGCTGCAGGCACTGATCAAATAG
- the iscU gene encoding Fe-S cluster assembly scaffold IscU, with product MAYSDKVIDHYENPRNVGSFDKGDDSVGTGMVGAPACGDVMKLQIKVNPQTGVIEDARFKTYGCGSAIASSSLVTEWVKGKTIDQAAELKNSAIAEELALPPVKIHCSILAEDAIKAAVEDYKKKHTVGS from the coding sequence ATGGCCTATTCAGACAAAGTCATTGACCATTACGAGAACCCCCGCAACGTCGGCAGCTTCGACAAGGGCGACGACAGCGTGGGCACCGGCATGGTGGGCGCACCGGCCTGCGGCGACGTGATGAAGCTGCAGATCAAGGTCAACCCCCAAACCGGCGTGATCGAGGACGCACGCTTCAAGACCTACGGCTGCGGCTCGGCGATTGCGTCGTCGTCGCTGGTCACCGAATGGGTCAAGGGCAAGACCATCGACCAGGCCGCCGAGCTGAAGAACAGCGCCATCGCCGAAGAGCTGGCCCTGCCACCGGTGAAAATCCACTGCTCGATCCTGGCCGAGGACGCCATCAAGGCAGCGGTCGAGGATTACAAGAAGAAGCACACCGTCGGCTCCTGA